A single window of Salvia splendens isolate huo1 chromosome 6, SspV2, whole genome shotgun sequence DNA harbors:
- the LOC121808355 gene encoding translation initiation factor IF-2, chloroplastic-like, giving the protein MASLASLANLGSLNMISFGNFDGSVCLVRSISIHRNGNSFSGRRWRYVGVCRYSATTDYIAEQGASVSLDSTYGGSRKESDTSTFLKAAPKPVLKLGSKPNPLLNMGSDESKVNARSDAERVSDAEEERSKVIESLGEVLEKAEKLETSKKPDAPASKPLSSEVVNQRNGKPFSSVESTNRKSNNKTNKSVWRKGNPVSSVQNIVKEMVKQEPRTDGGGVSVSGSQPTAPVRPPPPPQKIQPKLQERPSVAPPSPPIKKPTLKDVGAGPRPLVSNGTDSPPKSKERKPILIDKFASKKPVVDPVIAQAVLAPTKPVKTFGPVKFKEGFRKKGGPSGAPRRRLDEDGIQDEDASELDVSIRGAATARKGRKWSKASRKAARLQAAKDAAPVRVEIMEVEEDGMSTEELAYNLATSEGEILGYLYSKGIKPDGVLKLSKDVVKMVCEEYDVEVIDADPIRVEEMAKKKEILDDDDLDKLELRPPVLTIMGHVDHGKTSLLDYIRRSKVAASEAGGITQGIGAYRVQVPFDGKPQTCVFLDTPGHEAFGAMRARGARVTDIAIIVVAADDGIQPQTTEAIAHAKAAGVPIIVAINKIDKDGANPDRVMQDLSSIGLMPEEWGGDIPMVKISALKGENVDDLLETVMLVSELQELKANPNRNAKGTVIEAGLDKSRGPVATFIVQNGTLKRGDIVVCGEAFGKVRALFDDKGKRVDEAGPSIPVQVIGLNNVPLAGDEFEVVGSLDIAREQAESRADYMRNERIMEKAGDGMITLSSLASAVSAGKTVGLDLHQLNIILKVDLQGSIEAVRQALQVLPQTNISLKFLLQATGDISSSDVDLAVASKAIIFGFNVKVPGSVKSQADNKGVEIRLYRVIYDLIDDVRKAMEGLLDTVEEEVPIGMAEVRAVFSSGSGRVAGCMVTDGKLVKGCGIRVLRKGKEVHVGVLDSLRRVKEMVKEVNSGLECGIGAEDYDDWEEGDSVEAFNKVEKKRTLEEASALMSATLEEVRR; this is encoded by the exons ATGGCTTCATTAGCTTCCCTTGCGAATTTGGGGAGCTTGAATATGATTTCTTTTGGTAATTTTGATGGCTCTGTTTGTTTAGTTAGGAGCATTTCTATTCATAGGAATGGGAATAGTTTTAGTGGAAGGAGGTGGAGGTATGTTGGTGTTTGTAGATATTCTGCAACGACGGATTACATTGCGGAGCAAGGGGCTTCGGTGTCTCTTGATTCGACCTACGGAGGTAGTAGAAAAGAGAGTGACACCAGCACATTTCTCAAGGCAGCTCCAAAGCCTGTGTTGAAATTGGGGTCTAAGCCAAATCCCCTTCTTAACATGGGCTCAGATGAGTCGAAAGTTAACGCGAGGTCGGATGCTGAGAGGGTGAGTGATGCGGAGGAAGAGAGGAGTAAGGTGATTGAGTCGTTAGGAGAGGTGCTTGAGAAGGCGGAGAAGTTAGAGACTAGCAAGAAACCTGATGCGCCTGCTAGCAAGCCCTTGAGTAGTGAAGTAGTGAACCAAAGGAATGGTAAGCCATTTAGTTCCGTAGAGAGCACAAATCGCAAGTCGAATAATAAGACCAATAAGAGTGTGTGGCGCAAGGGTAATCCCGTGTCGTCTGTGCAAAATATTGTGAAGGAGATGGTAAAGCAAGAACCTAGAACAGATGGAGGAGGGGTTTCCGTGTCTGGTTCTCAGCCCACTGCTCCTGTTAGACCCCCGCCTCCACCTCAAAAAATACAACCAAAATTGCAGGAGAGGCCCTCTGTGGCTCCTCCTTCGCCTCCTATAAAGAAACCTACACTGAAGGATGTCGGTGCGGGTCCGAGGCCACTTGTTTCTAATGGAACTGATTCACCTCCAAAGTCTAAAGAACGTAAACCAATTCTAATTGATAAGTTTGCATCTAAGAAACCGGTGGTTGATCCTGTGATTGCTCAAGCTGTTTTAGCACCTACAAAACCAGTGAAGACATTTGGACCTGTAAAGTTCAAAGAGGGATTTAGAAAGAAGGGTGGTCCATCCGGAGCACCTCGTAGGCGTTTAGATGAGGATGGTATTCAAGATGAGGATGCATCTGAACTAGATGTTTCTATTCGTGGTGCTGCAACTGCTAGAAAAGGAAGAAAATGGTCCAAAGCAAGCCGAAAGGCTGCCAGGCTTCAGGCAGCCAAAGATGCAGCACCCGTCAGAGTAGAAATCATGGAAGTTGAGGAAGATGGTATGTCCACCGAGGAGTTGGCCTACAACTTAGCCACCAGTGAAGGTGAGATTCTCGGGTATCTATACTCTAAGGGAATCAAGCCCGATGGTGTCCTAAAGCTGAGTAAAGATGTGGTTAAGATGGTCTGTGAAGAGTATGATGTGGAAGTCATTGATGCTGATCCTATCAGGGTGGAGGAAATGGCAAAAAAGAAGGAAATTCTTGATGACGATGACTTGGATAAATTAGAATTGAGGCCTCCTGTGCTAACCATAATGGGCCATGTTGATCATGGAAAG ACATCACTCTTGGACTACATACGGAGGAGCAAG GTGGCAGCATCTGAAGCTGGTGGGATCACTCAAGGGATAGGGGCTTACAGAGTTCAAGTACCTTTTGATGGAAAGCCACAAACATGTGTTTTTCTTGATACTCCCGGGCATGAA GCATTTGGAGCAATGAGAGCACGTGGGGCAAGAGTGACAGATATCGCTATTATCGTAGTTGCAGCTGATGATGGGATCCAACCTCAAACAACTGAGGCTATTGCACATGCCAAAGCAGCAGGAGTCCCGATTATTGTAGCTATAAATAAG ATAGATAAGGATGGAGCTAATCCAGATCGTGTCATGCAAGATCTTTCATCAATTGGATTGATGCCCGAAGAGTGGGGTGGTGACATCCCAATGGTTAAG ATAAGTGCTCTCAAAGGGGAGAATGTCGACGACTTGCTGGAAACAGTCATGCTTGTTTCTGAG TTGCAAGAGCTGAAGGCAAACCCAAATAGGAATGCTAAAGGAACAGTTATTGAAGCTGGTTTGGATAAATCCAGAGGACCTGTAGCTACATTCATTGTGCAAAATGGAACACTCAAAAGAGGAGACATAGTAGTTTGTGGTGAAGCTTTTGGAAAG GTGAGGGCTTTATTTGATGATAAAGGGAAACGGGTTGATGAAGCAGGGCCTTCTATTCCAGTACAG GTTATTGGATTAAATAATGTTCCTTTAGCTGGTGATGAGTTTGAGGTTGTTGGTTCACTTGATATCGCTCGAGAACAGGCAGAGTCACGGGCAGATTATATGAGGAATGAGCGCATTATGGAAAAAGCTGGAGACGGAATGATTACACTTTCTTCGCTGGCTTCTGCTGTTTCAGCGGGGAAAACTGTTGGATTAGATCTTCATCAGCTTAATATAATACTGAAAGTCGATCTTCAG GGGTCGATTGAGGCTGTCAGGCAAGCTCTGCAGGTGCTTCCACAAACTAACATCAGTCTGAAGTTTCTACTGCAAGCAACGGGGGATATCAGTTCCAGTGATGTTGACCTTGCAGTGGCAAGCAAAGCAATTATTTTCGGCTTTAATGTTAAAGTACCTGGTTCTGTCAAGAGCCAGGCAGATAACAAAGGTGTTGAGATTCGTCTGTACAGAGTTATCTACGATCTCATTGATGATGTTCGGAAGGCAATGGAGGGTCTCCTAGATACAGTTGAG GAAGAGGTGCCAATAGGAATGGCGGAAGTGAGGGCTGTATTCAGCAGTGGCAGTGGGCGCGTTGCAGGATGCATGGTGACAGACGGGAAGCTAGTTAAAGGCTGTGGAATTCGCGTGCTTAGAAAAGGCAAAGAAGTTCATGTTGGCGTACTTGATTCCTTAAGACGGGTCAAGGAGATGGTGAAAGAG GTAAATTCTGGACTAGAGTGTGGAATTGGAGCAGAGGATTACGATGATTGGGAGGAAGGAGATAGTGTGGAGGCGTTCAACAAAGTGGAGAAGAAGAGAACGCTCGAAGAGGCATCGGCCTTAATGTCAGCTACGCTGGAGGAAGTACGGAGATAG